A stretch of Myxococcus hansupus DNA encodes these proteins:
- a CDS encoding RCC1 domain-containing protein codes for MELRLEESSQSALEIPPDGAVTFRVKVFAATERTQTFTWETSVGTLEVSTQGTVSEAVWVGPECLPSETLPTVRVTIADDVGNSIFESFQPLLGGLTCGTRGLVIAAGVGRHALVVTEQQKVQAWGNNESTQLGRGEPQYRTVSGLTGVTAVKSRLAHVAALKEDGSIWTWGSNAASQLGADISAGSRVTPMQVPGLTGATAIAVGDSHTVALLKDGSVWTWGDNRSGQLGDAGRESQNHIPAQVPGLASVVAIAAGGSRTVAVRQDGTVWTWGTKQSNRQDFNPTPVQVPGLTDVIAADASDNHVVVLRTDGTVWGWGRANLLGGSTQDWLTMPVQVPDLADCKALSAGDEHTVALRADGTVWVWGTDDFGQLGNGGVPSDAKPVQAQGLMAVKAVAAGNDWTVAIGEDGSVWAWGSNYYGQLGDGSRRSRSTPVRLAGLTEGKTVSVGSWHAVLLRQDGSLRTWGSGYSDVLGDGTTYSKDAAPVQAPELSGVKAVAAAYEHSVAVRGDGTVWSWGLNQDDQLGDGTFRPSSVPVQVLGITGATAVAAGGDTLLAFTVALREDGTVWSWGNNYFGMLGHPAWPSTTQGAVQVPGLMDVTAIAAGNLHAVALRKNGSVWSWGRNSAGQLGDGTNIQRDSPVPLRELANVKAITAGRDFAVALHDDGTVWAWGANDSGQLGDGTFATRPLPQQVQGLTGVVAVDAGDDHTLALRNDGTVWAWGNNDLGQLGDGTRTTQPTPVQMQGFRKVSAVAAGFISSVVLLENGTVWGWGAYGTSGVDLIPRPRQVRVSSH; via the coding sequence GTGGAGCTCCGACTGGAGGAGTCCTCACAATCCGCGCTGGAGATTCCCCCGGACGGGGCCGTCACCTTCCGGGTGAAGGTCTTCGCCGCCACGGAGCGCACGCAGACGTTCACCTGGGAGACCAGCGTCGGCACGCTTGAGGTGAGCACGCAAGGCACAGTGAGCGAAGCCGTCTGGGTCGGGCCCGAGTGCCTTCCTTCAGAAACGTTGCCCACCGTGAGGGTGACCATCGCCGACGACGTGGGCAACTCCATTTTCGAGTCCTTCCAGCCCCTGTTGGGAGGCCTGACGTGTGGCACACGGGGGCTCGTAATCGCGGCAGGGGTGGGGCGCCATGCGCTGGTGGTGACGGAGCAGCAGAAGGTCCAGGCATGGGGCAATAACGAATCGACCCAGCTCGGCAGAGGTGAACCCCAGTATCGCACGGTGAGCGGCCTCACGGGGGTGACCGCCGTGAAGTCGCGCCTCGCCCACGTCGCCGCGCTGAAGGAGGATGGCTCCATCTGGACCTGGGGCAGCAACGCCGCTAGCCAGCTCGGGGCCGATATATCGGCCGGCTCACGCGTCACGCCCATGCAGGTACCGGGGCTCACGGGCGCGACCGCCATTGCTGTGGGGGACTCCCACACCGTCGCGCTTCTGAAGGACGGTAGCGTCTGGACCTGGGGTGATAACCGCTCCGGCCAGTTGGGAGATGCTGGCCGGGAGTCGCAGAATCACATCCCCGCGCAGGTGCCGGGGCTCGCCAGCGTGGTCGCCATCGCTGCTGGAGGGAGCCGCACCGTGGCGGTGCGGCAGGACGGCACCGTGTGGACATGGGGAACCAAGCAGTCGAACCGGCAAGACTTCAACCCGACGCCCGTCCAGGTACCGGGCCTTACGGACGTCATCGCCGCGGACGCGAGCGACAACCACGTCGTGGTGTTGCGGACGGACGGCACCGTCTGGGGGTGGGGACGCGCCAATCTCCTGGGAGGTTCCACGCAGGACTGGCTCACGATGCCCGTGCAGGTGCCGGACCTCGCGGACTGCAAGGCCCTTTCCGCTGGCGATGAACACACCGTCGCACTTCGGGCGGACGGCACCGTCTGGGTGTGGGGCACCGACGACTTCGGCCAACTCGGAAATGGTGGAGTACCGTCGGACGCGAAGCCCGTGCAGGCACAGGGACTCATGGCCGTGAAGGCCGTGGCCGCGGGCAATGATTGGACCGTGGCGATAGGGGAGGATGGTTCCGTATGGGCCTGGGGCTCGAACTACTATGGCCAGTTGGGGGACGGGTCGCGGAGGAGTCGCAGCACGCCCGTGCGGTTGGCTGGCCTCACGGAGGGAAAGACGGTGTCCGTGGGCTCCTGGCACGCGGTGTTGCTGCGACAGGACGGCTCCCTCCGAACCTGGGGCTCCGGTTACTCTGACGTGCTTGGAGATGGCACGACGTATTCAAAGGATGCAGCGCCGGTGCAGGCGCCGGAGCTGAGTGGAGTAAAGGCCGTGGCGGCAGCGTACGAGCACTCCGTGGCCGTGCGAGGCGACGGCACCGTTTGGAGCTGGGGCCTCAATCAAGATGACCAGTTGGGCGATGGAACGTTTCGACCCAGCTCGGTGCCCGTGCAGGTGCTGGGAATCACGGGTGCGACCGCCGTTGCCGCGGGAGGTGACACCCTCCTAGCCTTCACAGTGGCATTGAGGGAGGACGGCACCGTCTGGAGCTGGGGCAACAACTATTTCGGAATGCTTGGGCACCCGGCGTGGCCAAGTACGACCCAGGGGGCCGTCCAAGTGCCGGGGCTCATGGACGTGACAGCTATCGCTGCCGGGAACCTACACGCCGTGGCGCTGCGCAAGAACGGCAGCGTCTGGAGCTGGGGCAGGAACTCCGCCGGACAGCTCGGGGACGGCACGAACATCCAGCGGGATTCCCCCGTTCCTCTGCGGGAGCTTGCGAACGTGAAAGCCATTACCGCGGGGAGAGATTTCGCCGTGGCGCTGCATGATGATGGCACCGTGTGGGCCTGGGGCGCCAACGACAGCGGGCAGCTCGGGGATGGAACATTCGCTACGCGACCACTCCCTCAGCAGGTGCAGGGCCTCACAGGCGTAGTCGCCGTGGATGCTGGCGACGACCACACGCTGGCGTTGCGGAATGACGGCACCGTCTGGGCCTGGGGCAACAACGACTTAGGTCAGCTCGGGGATGGCACTCGCACGACTCAACCTACGCCCGTGCAGATGCAGGGATTCCGCAAGGTCTCTGCAGTGGCAGCGGGCTTCATAAGCTCCGTGGTGCTGCTGGAGAACGGCACTGTTTGGGGCTGGGGCGCTTACGGCACCAGCGGTGTAGACCTAATTCCGAGGCCTCGGCAGGTGAGAGTCTCCAGCCACTGA
- a CDS encoding tyrosine-type recombinase/integrase, protein MSAYAAVARPPRTLTEKEVNLLLRVTGQHRDGFRDHCLYGLALASGLREHELVALNIGDIFNERGRARRHVTLTVFKGSRRHPAPQEGVLSDTVRAKLLRLKRAQGHDVGPPAPLFLSRKGMRLATRQVCHGFTVWQERAGLERHLNFHCTRHTACTGASRRTKDIRLTQPFARQRSLNSTVIYTHASDDELVSVTQELPC, encoded by the coding sequence ATGTCTGCCTATGCCGCTGTCGCCCGCCCACCGCGTACCCTCACGGAGAAGGAGGTGAACCTCCTTCTGCGCGTCACGGGGCAACACCGGGACGGATTCCGAGACCACTGCCTGTACGGCCTCGCGCTGGCGTCGGGCCTGCGCGAGCACGAGCTGGTCGCCCTCAACATCGGCGACATCTTCAATGAGCGTGGGCGCGCGCGCCGGCACGTGACATTGACTGTCTTCAAGGGCAGCCGCCGGCACCCGGCCCCCCAGGAAGGCGTCCTCTCGGACACGGTGCGCGCGAAGCTGCTTCGGCTGAAGCGTGCGCAGGGACACGACGTGGGGCCCCCGGCGCCGCTCTTCCTGAGTCGCAAGGGCATGCGCCTGGCCACGCGGCAGGTGTGCCACGGCTTCACGGTGTGGCAGGAGCGTGCGGGGCTGGAGCGGCACCTGAATTTCCACTGCACCCGCCACACCGCATGCACCGGGGCGTCCCGGCGGACGAAGGACATCCGCCTCACCCAGCCCTTCGCGCGCCAGCGCAGCCTCAACTCCACGGTCATCTACACGCATGCCTCGGACGACGAGCTGGTGAGCGTGACGCAAGAGTTGCCCTGCTGA
- a CDS encoding hydrolase, with the protein MTTTAAKTGLEALLSPEKSVVVLIDHQPYQFANLHSHDPAQVVNNVVGLAKAAKVFNVPTILTTVIEERGGYLIKGLQDVFPDQKPINRTFINTWEDQRVVDAVKKTGRKQLVIAALWSEICLAMPVIQALGEGYDVFAVTDASGGVTLEAHEMAVRRMVQAGAVPITWMAVLGEWQRDWAREKTLAGVSDVVSEHGGGSAIALAWEMQLLSTGRHK; encoded by the coding sequence ATGACCACCACGGCAGCCAAGACCGGTCTCGAGGCACTCCTGTCCCCCGAGAAGAGCGTCGTCGTACTCATCGACCACCAGCCGTATCAGTTCGCGAACCTGCACAGCCACGACCCGGCGCAGGTCGTCAACAACGTCGTGGGCCTCGCGAAGGCCGCGAAGGTGTTCAACGTGCCCACCATCCTCACCACAGTCATCGAGGAGCGGGGCGGGTACCTCATCAAAGGCCTGCAGGATGTCTTCCCGGACCAGAAGCCTATCAACCGCACCTTCATCAACACGTGGGAGGACCAACGCGTCGTCGACGCCGTGAAGAAGACCGGCCGAAAGCAGCTCGTCATCGCCGCGCTCTGGTCGGAGATTTGCTTGGCCATGCCGGTCATCCAGGCGCTCGGCGAGGGGTACGACGTTTTCGCGGTGACCGACGCCTCCGGCGGAGTGACCCTTGAGGCTCACGAGATGGCCGTTCGAAGGATGGTACAGGCAGGCGCGGTTCCCATCACGTGGATGGCTGTCCTGGGCGAGTGGCAGCGAGACTGGGCGCGCGAGAAGACGCTCGCTGGCGTGTCGGACGTCGTCAGCGAGCACGGCGGAGGCTCAGCTATCGCCCTCGCGTGGGAGATGCAGTTGCTGAGCACCGGTCGCCATAAGTAA
- a CDS encoding LysR family transcriptional regulator, with protein sequence MSPDFNALHVFAKVVQSGSFTGAARVLEMPKSTVSQRVSELEKRLGIRLLQRTTRTLSLTDAGRLYYERCVRIFADVEDADRAVTDLQETPRGLLRVTVPASSQFLGPVLADFLGRHGGVQLDVVCTDRFVDLVEESFDVAIRAGALSDSTLIARNLGMIRFLLVASPRYLKKRGHPRSPDGLAKHNCLIFRVGPHPRVWRLTQGDETREVNVTSALSVNDLDMLHDGVIGGLGVAMLPAHLCVDDLRAGRLEQVLPDWEVPAVPIQAVYPSGRHLSPKVKALLDYLQRMKQSPWSPIPHP encoded by the coding sequence ATGTCGCCAGATTTCAACGCGCTGCATGTGTTCGCGAAGGTGGTTCAATCAGGCAGCTTCACGGGCGCTGCTCGAGTGCTCGAGATGCCAAAGTCGACTGTCAGTCAGCGAGTGTCCGAGCTTGAGAAGCGTCTTGGTATTCGGCTGCTTCAGCGTACGACGAGGACGCTGAGCCTCACTGACGCGGGTCGCCTCTATTACGAACGGTGTGTCCGCATCTTCGCGGATGTCGAAGATGCCGACCGTGCAGTCACGGACTTGCAGGAAACGCCTCGTGGCTTGCTGCGCGTGACGGTGCCGGCGAGCTCGCAGTTTCTTGGCCCAGTCCTCGCGGACTTTCTGGGACGGCACGGGGGAGTCCAGCTCGACGTGGTGTGCACCGACCGGTTCGTCGACCTGGTTGAGGAGTCCTTCGACGTCGCGATTCGCGCCGGTGCCCTCTCTGACTCGACGCTCATCGCGCGCAACCTGGGCATGATCCGGTTCCTCCTGGTCGCGAGCCCTCGGTACCTGAAGAAGCGCGGCCATCCGCGCTCACCTGACGGTCTCGCGAAGCACAACTGTCTGATTTTCCGTGTCGGGCCGCACCCCAGGGTCTGGCGTCTCACGCAGGGGGACGAGACGCGCGAGGTCAACGTCACGTCGGCTCTTTCGGTGAACGACCTGGACATGCTCCACGATGGAGTCATAGGTGGCCTCGGGGTCGCGATGCTCCCCGCGCACCTCTGTGTCGACGACCTCCGCGCCGGACGCCTCGAGCAAGTCCTTCCCGATTGGGAGGTGCCGGCCGTACCCATCCAGGCCGTCTATCCAAGCGGTCGTCATCTCTCGCCGAAGGTGAAGGCACTGCTCGACTATCTCCAGCGGATGAAACAGTCGCCGTGGTCGCCAATCCCCCACCCGTAG
- the pru gene encoding fruiting body development fimbrial-like coat protein PRU — MNAVKTAIAAVTAAASLVAFSPAEAATATANLNVTANVDGGCSIGSGIGGGTLNFGTYDPVIVNSALGIDLFGTGSLSVQCTLLRPAVITLGQGVYPAAGSTDAAPLRRMRNTASLDFLAYSLYQDVTRIVAWGNTAGTGLPFLGTGLPVPVLVYGTVPRGQNVPSGTYNDIVVATITF; from the coding sequence ATGAACGCTGTCAAGACTGCCATTGCCGCCGTCACCGCCGCCGCATCCCTCGTCGCCTTCTCGCCCGCTGAGGCCGCCACCGCCACCGCCAACCTGAACGTCACCGCCAACGTCGATGGCGGTTGCAGCATTGGCTCCGGCATTGGCGGAGGCACGTTGAACTTCGGCACGTACGACCCCGTCATCGTCAACTCCGCGCTGGGCATCGACCTGTTCGGCACGGGCTCGTTGAGCGTGCAGTGCACCCTGCTCCGCCCCGCGGTCATCACCCTTGGCCAGGGTGTGTACCCGGCCGCCGGCTCGACCGACGCGGCGCCGCTGCGCCGGATGCGCAACACGGCCTCTTTAGACTTCCTCGCGTACAGCCTGTACCAGGACGTCACCCGTATCGTCGCTTGGGGCAACACCGCAGGTACGGGCCTCCCGTTCCTCGGCACGGGCCTGCCCGTCCCCGTGCTGGTGTATGGCACGGTTCCGCGCGGTCAGAACGTCCCTTCTGGCACCTACAACGACATCGTCGTTGCCACCATCACGTTCTGA